Within the Prevotella scopos JCM 17725 genome, the region TGTGGGAAGATAAGGTCCATACCGCCACCATGGATATCAAAGTGATCGCCCAAATACTTGCGTCCCATCGCTGTACACTCACAATGCCAGCCTGGGAAACCATCGCTCCAAGGCGATGGCCAACGCATGATATGCTCTGGCATAGCACGCTTCCAAAGGGCAAAGTCAATCTGATTACGCTTCTCACCAACGCCTGCCAACTCACGAGAATTGTTTATCATGTCAGTGATGTTACGACCAGAAAGAATGCCATAGTGGTGGTCTTTATCGTATTTCTCTACATCGAAGTAGATACTTCCATTGCTTTCATAGGCATAACCATTGGCAAGAATCTGTTTTACTAACTCTTCCTGCTCTATGATATGACCTGTTGCATGTGGCTCAATGCTTGGTGGAAGAACGTTGAGCGAACGCATAGCATCATGGTAGCGGTTGGTATAGTGCTGCGCAATCTCCATTGGCTCCAACTGCTCAAGACGTGCTTTCTTCTCAATCTTGTCATCACCTTCGTCAGCATCATGCTCCAAATGGCCTACGTCCGTGATGTTACGAACATAACGAACCTTGTACCCTATGTGTTTAAGATAGCGGAAAAGAATGTCAAAGGTGATAGCAGGACGTGCGTGTCCGAGGTGTGGATCGCCATAAACAGTTGGTCCACAGACATACATTCCTACGTTAGGAGCTGCAATCGGCTGGAAGAGTTCCTTCTTACGATGCAGTGTATTGTAAATTACTAAGTCTTGCATAATGCCGTTGTTTATATCTTAATGATGCAAAATTACAAAATTATTGTCAGCCATGATGCGTCTACATAGAATTTTTATTATCTTTGTCATGTATTTGTAAGACATCAAGTAATAAGTCTACATATCAATTATATTATTAATACTGACAAAAGATTATGATTATCACAACAACCCCAACCATTGAAGGTCGTCCTATCAAAGAGTATAAAGGAATTGTCACAGGAGAAACAATTATCGGTGCTAACTTCCTAAAAGACTTCCTTGCCGGCATCAGGGACTTCATCGGAGGACGCAGTGAAGCCTATGAAAAGGTGCTGCGCGAAGGCAAAGAAACCTCTATTCAAGAAATGAAGCAACATGCAGAAGCACTTGGTGCTAACGCTATCGTTGGTATTGACCTCGATTATGAGACTGTCGGACAGGGTGGATCTATGCTCATGGTCACCTGTTCTGGTACTGCCGTTGTTATATAAGAGGCGGTTGTCGCAAGTCTTAAAAGGCTCTGAAATACAGAAAAGAGTACTTTCCCTTCGCTGAAGAATAGTGGGGAAACATATAGAACACATAAATAAAGCACGCCATGCAGGTTTGTATGGCGTGCTTTATTTATCTACTATTATCTATTTATTCATCAAAACCTATCGGGCGAAACTGGCGCTGTTCTTCGCTATATACATAGCCTGCTTCACGCAAGTTAGCTTTGAGCTTATCTATATCTTCATTGAAATTGTAACACAATGATTCTAAAGAATCGAACTCTTCATCACGTAACAGCATATTTACGCTGCTTACTAATATTGCTGGGTCTTTTGGTAAATACTCCATAATTACTATTGATTGAAAACGAAAGGGCTACTTCATGGACTCTCCTAAGAACTGGAGAGGCAATAGGTCCTTTACACTATTGATAACATATATGCCTGCCGTACCATAAAGAAGGATACGAATAGGCTGTTTATAACGATCTTCTATTTCTAAAATAACTTGCCGACAGGCCCCACAAGGCACTATTGGGTCACGCATCAAACCATACTCATTAGCCGCAGCAATAGCAAGCGTGGTCACTGCTTGGTCTGGATAGACAGACTGAGCTGCAAAGATAGCTGAGCGTTCAGCACATAAGCCTGATGGAAAAGCAGCATTCTCCTGATTTGCTCCAATAACCTCTGTGCCATCGGCAAGCAACAAAGCAGCCCCAACACGAAAGCGACTATAGGGAGAATAACTATTACCAGTTGCCTCCACGGCCCTTTGAATGAGGTGCTGATCAGCCTCAGAGAGTTCCTCTTGTTGGCAAAAACCAATCTTGATGCTTATGTCTATTGTTTTCATTGTTGATATTTATTGGTGGTGGTGGGACTTATTGGGCTTATAAGGCTTATAAGGCTAATTGGGCAAATAAGACAACTAAGCCTAATAATCTTAATTAGCTATCAGCTCATAACAGCCAATATCTGGCTTACTATCACGCTGCTTACCATCATGATCAGTTGCAAAACGAGTATCGCCAAGAGCAAGTCCTGCATCAATAGCAGGATATTTCTCACTTTTTTCAGCCTTCTTCAGATGGAAATCATACTTCTGTTTGTCTCCATCTACGAGTATAAACTGCTTTGAACCGCCATCAGGATAATCCTTACTATTCTCCCAAATGACATCTGTGAAACTTGCTAATAAAGCCGAATCCTTAGGTTTTGGCGCACGAAGAATACAATTATAGAAGTGATAGTTGGCTGTAACACCATCCTTATTACTGCCCATTAATACATCATCAGCATATCCTGTCACAAGCGAGTTCACAACGTGGAAGGTCTGAAGAGGATAGTCTTTATCGTCAATATGATTGCCAAAACTCAATGCAGCGCCACGATTACTATCGAAAGGATAAAACTGTGCGAAGGTACAATGCGTCAAAATCACGTCTCCACCCACAAAGGCTGCACAGTCCATCAACGTGTTAGAAAACTGAGAGTTATAAGCAATAACCTTACTATTTATCGCTTGTAAACCATAGCCCTGACAGTTATGAACAGTAGAGTTAGCAATCGTCAACTTCGTACGTGAAGTCGTTGCAGTATCACAGAGAATACCATTATAGGTTGAATGAATATCAGTATGGATAAGAACATTATCGTAACTATCCTTATGAAAGCGTACTCCCTGCCACTGACCACTGACCCTATCATAAGGAAGATACTTAAACATCTTGTCTAAACGATCGCCCCGCAGCGTTACAGGTTTGTCTGCTGTACCCTCACAACGCAGCGTTCCATAAACATCAAGGGCTGCCTTCTGAGAGAAATAAACAGTTGTTCCGGCAGGAATTGTCAGTGTAGCACCTGCCTCTACCTTCAATGTATCTTGGAAAACGATAGGTTTCGTACTAGTCAAAATGGTGTTCGAGGTTATCTTACGTCCTTTTATCAATTCTGCATCCCAGCTGTAAACACGTAGGTTCACCTTCTGCTGTACACCGCTTTCGAGCGTAAAGACAAGGTTATCAGCCACCTCTTGTGGAGTTACTGCGTTATTAAGGGGTGACGTCATCTCAACAAACACCTGGATACTATCCTTATTACGCACTTCCAAACCACCAACCTGATAGCCGTTGGCAGCCGAGAGTTCCACACCATCTACATTCACACGGAAACCCGTTTGGTTACCTTGTGCCAGACGGACGTTAGTTAATCGTAGTCCATCGCCCGACTTATTATACACCCAGAAAATCTTAGTAGATGTCGGAACATTTGAGAATGTCGTGTCGAGTCGTAGGGTATCAGTCGAGAATGTGAGCAGATTGCTCCGTGATGTTGTAAAAGCATCGTCA harbors:
- a CDS encoding cytidine deaminase, encoding MKTIDISIKIGFCQQEELSEADQHLIQRAVEATGNSYSPYSRFRVGAALLLADGTEVIGANQENAAFPSGLCAERSAIFAAQSVYPDQAVTTLAIAAANEYGLMRDPIVPCGACRQVILEIEDRYKQPIRILLYGTAGIYVINSVKDLLPLQFLGESMK
- the cysS gene encoding cysteine--tRNA ligase, translated to MQDLVIYNTLHRKKELFQPIAAPNVGMYVCGPTVYGDPHLGHARPAITFDILFRYLKHIGYKVRYVRNITDVGHLEHDADEGDDKIEKKARLEQLEPMEIAQHYTNRYHDAMRSLNVLPPSIEPHATGHIIEQEELVKQILANGYAYESNGSIYFDVEKYDKDHHYGILSGRNITDMINNSRELAGVGEKRNQIDFALWKRAMPEHIMRWPSPWSDGFPGWHCECTAMGRKYLGDHFDIHGGGMDLIFPHHECEIAQAVASQGDEMVKYWMHNNMITINGQKMGKSLGNFITLEQFFTGEHDTLTQAYSPMTIRFFILSAHYRGTVDFSNEALQAAEKGYERLMNGIEDLARIQPAAASDENTKKFVAGFRQKCYDAMNDDLMTPAVISTLFEACHLVNILIDHKAQISADDLKELTEAMQLFAFDILGLQNERGVNNDAREEAYGKVVDMVLDLRAKAKAEKNWAVSDQIRDALADAGFQVKDTKDGVTWKLDR
- a CDS encoding heavy metal-binding domain-containing protein, with translation MIITTTPTIEGRPIKEYKGIVTGETIIGANFLKDFLAGIRDFIGGRSEAYEKVLREGKETSIQEMKQHAEALGANAIVGIDLDYETVGQGGSMLMVTCSGTAVVI
- a CDS encoding DUF4250 domain-containing protein, with the translated sequence MEYLPKDPAILVSSVNMLLRDEEFDSLESLCYNFNEDIDKLKANLREAGYVYSEEQRQFRPIGFDE